The following proteins are co-located in the Helicobacter acinonychis genome:
- the mscS gene encoding small-conductance mechanosensitive channel MscS — protein sequence MDEIKTLLIDFLPLAKYFGIVLIKAVIIACVGFYLSFFLRKKIVKLLSKKDEILANFIAQVAFVLILIITTIITLSTLGVQTTSIITVLGTAGIAVALALKDSLSSIAGGIILIVLRPFKKGDTVELSGLNGKVESVNLFNTSLRLHDGRLAVLPNRNVANSNIINSNNTECRRIEWVCGVGYGSDIELVHKTIKDVIDAMEKIDKNMPTFIGITDFGQSSLNFTIRVWAKIEDGIFNVRSELIERIKNALDANQIEIPFNKLDISIKNQDSSK from the coding sequence ATGGATGAAATTAAAACGCTCTTAATAGATTTTTTGCCGTTAGCCAAGTATTTTGGGATAGTCTTAATCAAAGCCGTTATTATCGCTTGCGTGGGTTTTTATCTTTCGTTTTTCTTGCGCAAAAAAATCGTGAAACTTTTATCCAAAAAAGACGAAATTCTAGCGAATTTTATCGCACAAGTCGCCTTTGTTTTAATCCTTATCATCACTACAATCATTACGCTCAGTACTTTAGGCGTGCAAACCACCTCCATTATCACCGTTTTAGGAACGGCAGGGATTGCGGTGGCGTTGGCCTTAAAAGACTCTCTCTCAAGCATTGCTGGAGGGATTATCCTTATTGTGTTGCGCCCTTTTAAAAAGGGGGATACGGTTGAGCTTTCTGGACTTAATGGTAAGGTGGAGTCTGTCAATCTTTTCAACACTTCTTTGCGTCTTCATGACGGGCGCTTGGCGGTTTTGCCTAACAGAAATGTCGCTAATTCCAATATCATCAATAGCAATAATACCGAATGTCGGCGCATTGAATGGGTGTGTGGGGTAGGGTATGGGAGCGATATTGAATTGGTGCATAAGACTATAAAAGATGTCATTGACGCAATGGAAAAAATTGATAAAAACATGCCCACTTTTATTGGAATTACGGATTTTGGACAAAGTTCATTGAATTTCACTATTAGGGTTTGGGCAAAGATTGAAGATGGGATCTTTAATGTGCGAAGCGAATTGATTGAGCGCATCAAAAACGCCCTAGACGCTAACCAGATTGAAATCCCTTTCAATAAGTTAGATATTTCTATTAAAAATCAAGACTCTTCTAAGTGA
- the ftsZ gene encoding cell division protein FtsZ: MVHQSGVENYSIGQANIEEVSDPAYKGAKIVVIGVGGGGSNMIKHLVEYGVHQDVTPVAVNTDGQHLKNNPAPVKILLGRETTGGLGAGGIPDVGKKAAEESANEVREAIKDAKLVIVSTGLGGGTGTGATPTIVKIAKEVGALTIAIVTKPFKYEGSQKRKKAEEGLKELEQSSDSILVIPNDKVLLTMKKNASTKECYKEVDDVLVRAVSGISTIITKPGDINVDFSDLKSALGFKGFALMGIGEATGEESAKLAVENAIQSPLLDDASIDGAKSIIVFFEHHPDYPMYAYSQACEFIQDRANQDVDVKFGQHTSENIPLDHVRVTIIATGAERNSNEPALESIATPSQPVVKPARKVGNGEYLRIPTEEELSTPTAIRIQQD, from the coding sequence ATGGTTCATCAATCAGGGGTTGAAAATTATTCTATCGGTCAAGCAAACATTGAAGAAGTGAGCGATCCGGCTTACAAAGGGGCTAAGATTGTCGTCATCGGCGTTGGAGGTGGGGGATCTAACATGATCAAACACTTGGTTGAATATGGCGTGCATCAAGACGTTACCCCTGTTGCAGTGAATACTGATGGTCAACACCTCAAAAACAATCCCGCTCCGGTTAAAATCCTTTTGGGTAGAGAGACTACTGGTGGTTTAGGTGCTGGAGGGATTCCTGATGTCGGTAAAAAAGCCGCTGAAGAGAGTGCTAATGAGGTGAGAGAAGCAATCAAGGACGCAAAATTAGTCATTGTTTCCACAGGACTTGGGGGAGGGACTGGGACTGGAGCCACCCCTACTATTGTCAAAATCGCAAAAGAAGTGGGAGCGCTCACGATCGCTATCGTTACCAAGCCTTTCAAATACGAAGGGTCTCAAAAAAGAAAGAAAGCTGAAGAGGGGCTGAAGGAATTGGAGCAATCTAGCGATTCTATTTTGGTTATCCCCAATGATAAAGTTCTTTTAACGATGAAAAAAAACGCTAGCACTAAAGAATGCTACAAGGAAGTTGATGATGTCTTAGTTAGGGCTGTGAGCGGTATTTCTACGATTATCACTAAACCTGGGGATATTAATGTTGACTTTTCCGATTTAAAAAGCGCTCTTGGTTTTAAAGGGTTTGCGTTAATGGGTATTGGTGAAGCCACTGGCGAAGAGTCTGCTAAATTAGCGGTGGAAAATGCGATCCAATCGCCTCTTCTTGATGACGCTTCTATTGATGGGGCTAAGAGCATTATTGTCTTTTTTGAGCACCACCCTGATTACCCTATGTATGCTTATTCTCAAGCTTGCGAATTTATTCAAGATCGGGCCAATCAAGATGTTGATGTCAAGTTTGGCCAACACACTAGCGAGAATATCCCCCTTGATCATGTGCGTGTCACCATCATTGCAACCGGTGCTGAAAGAAATAGCAATGAACCGGCTTTAGAATCGATCGCTACACCCTCTCAACCTGTGGTGAAACCAGCAAGAAAAGTGGGTAATGGCGAGTATTTAAGGATCCCTACTGAAGAGGAATTATCCACACCCACAGCCATAAGAATCCAACAAGATTGA
- the ftsA gene encoding cell division protein FtsA, with protein sequence MEHKEIVIGVDIGSRKICAIVAEFKDGILRIIGTAHQDSKEIHSKAIRKGRINSLAHASSAIKEVVSNAKKMAGLNADEDRNNPISSFRESYHPKTKAIVSFSGAYTESIRDVTGVASTKDNVVTIDEINRAINNACAKAGLDNDKHILHALPYRFTLDKQEVNDPLGMSGTRLEVFIHIVYTEKNNIENLEKIMVQSGVEIENIVINSYAASIATLSNDEKELGVACVDMGGETCNLTIYSGNSIRYSKYLPVGSHHLTTDLSHMLNTPFPCAEEVKIKYGDLSFESDEETPSQNVQIPTTGSDGNENHIVPLNEIQSIMRERALETFRIIHRSIQDSGLEEHLGGGVVLTGGMVLMKGIKELARTHFTNYPVRLAAPTEKYNVMGMFEDLKDPRFSVVVGLILYKAGGHTNYERDSKGIIRYHESDDYTRTTHQPSPTPQFSPSLAEMNLSDLKTPNAPLSTAKNDDFLPIKPIEQKGFFKNLLDKISKIF encoded by the coding sequence ATGGAACATAAAGAAATCGTTATAGGGGTTGATATAGGCTCTAGGAAGATTTGTGCGATAGTGGCTGAATTTAAAGATGGGATTTTACGCATCATTGGCACGGCTCATCAAGATTCCAAAGAAATCCACTCAAAGGCCATTAGAAAGGGTCGTATCAATAGTCTTGCCCATGCTTCTAGTGCCATTAAAGAAGTGGTTAGCAACGCTAAAAAAATGGCAGGTTTGAACGCTGATGAAGACAGAAATAACCCCATTTCTTCCTTTAGAGAATCGTATCACCCTAAAACTAAAGCGATTGTCTCTTTTTCTGGGGCTTATACTGAAAGCATTAGAGATGTGACCGGTGTGGCGAGCACCAAAGATAATGTGGTAACCATTGATGAAATCAATCGCGCTATCAATAACGCATGCGCTAAAGCAGGCTTGGATAATGACAAACACATTTTGCACGCCCTCCCCTACCGCTTCACCTTAGACAAACAAGAAGTGAATGACCCTTTAGGAATGAGCGGGACTCGCTTGGAAGTCTTTATCCACATTGTCTATACAGAAAAAAACAACATTGAAAATTTAGAAAAAATCATGGTTCAATCTGGGGTAGAGATTGAAAACATCGTGATCAATTCTTATGCAGCCTCGATCGCTACCCTGTCTAATGATGAAAAAGAATTGGGTGTGGCTTGCGTGGATATGGGCGGAGAGACATGCAACCTTACGATTTATAGCGGCAATTCTATACGCTATAGCAAATACTTACCTGTAGGCTCTCACCATTTAACCACCGACTTATCGCACATGCTCAACACCCCATTCCCTTGTGCTGAAGAGGTTAAGATCAAATACGGCGATCTTTCTTTTGAAAGCGACGAAGAAACGCCCTCTCAAAATGTCCAAATCCCTACCACTGGATCGGATGGCAATGAAAATCATATCGTGCCGCTTAATGAAATCCAATCTATCATGAGGGAAAGGGCTTTAGAAACTTTTAGGATCATCCATAGGAGTATTCAAGACAGCGGATTAGAAGAGCATTTGGGTGGGGGCGTTGTTTTAACCGGTGGAATGGTTTTAATGAAAGGGATCAAAGAATTAGCCAGAACCCATTTCACCAATTACCCTGTGCGTTTGGCCGCTCCTACTGAAAAATACAATGTCATGGGCATGTTTGAAGATTTGAAAGACCCTCGCTTTTCAGTTGTGGTCGGCTTGATTTTATACAAAGCAGGAGGGCATACTAATTATGAGAGAGACTCCAAAGGGATTATCCGCTACCATGAGAGCGATGATTACACAAGAACAACCCACCAACCAAGTCCCACCCCCCAATTTAGCCCATCGCTTGCAGAAATGAATTTGAGCGATTTAAAGACCCCAAACGCTCCCTTAAGCACCGCTAAAAATGATGATTTCTTGCCCATAAAACCCATTGAGCAAAAAGGTTTTTTCAAAAATCTCTTGGATAAGATTTCTAAAATCTTTTAA
- a CDS encoding peptidylprolyl isomerase translates to MIEWMQNHRKYLVVTIWISAIAFIAAGMIGWGQYSFSLDSNSAAKVGKINISQEELAQEYRRLKDAYAESIPNFKELTEEQIRAMHLEKSALNILINQALLRNLALDLGLGATKQEIAKEIRKTSVFQKDGVFDEELYKNILKQNNYRPKLFEESVERLLILQKISTLFPKTTTPLEQSSLSLWAKLQDKLDILILKPSDVKISLNEEEMKKYYESHKKDFKKPTSFKTRSLYFDANLEKSDLKELEEYYNKNKASYLDKEGKLQDFKSVQEQVKHDLSMQKANEKALRSYIALKKGNTQNYTTQDFEENNSPYTTEITQKLTTLKPLEILKPEPFKDGFIVVQLVSQTKDELQNFDGVKSALKTRLTQEKTLMALQTLAKEKLKDFKGKSVGYVSPNFAGTINELNQEESAKFINTIFNRQEKKGVVIIGDKVVLYQIIEQNFNHPFSTEESQYMDRLVNNTKTDFFDKALMEELKKRYKIVKYIQ, encoded by the coding sequence ATGATTGAATGGATGCAAAATCATAGAAAATATTTAGTGGTTACAATATGGATAAGTGCGATCGCTTTTATTGCCGCTGGAATGATAGGTTGGGGGCAATACAGCTTTTCTTTAGATAGCAATAGTGCTGCCAAAGTGGGAAAAATTAATATTTCTCAAGAAGAATTAGCCCAAGAATACCGCCGCCTTAAAGACGCTTATGCCGAGTCTATCCCCAATTTTAAAGAACTCACTGAAGAACAAATCAGAGCCATGCATTTAGAAAAAAGCGCTCTCAATATTCTCATTAATCAAGCCTTATTAAGAAATCTCGCTTTAGATTTAGGGCTTGGAGCCACGAAGCAAGAAATCGCTAAAGAGATTAGAAAAACAAGCGTTTTTCAAAAAGATGGCGTTTTTGATGAAGAGTTGTATAAAAATATCTTAAAACAAAACAATTACCGCCCCAAACTCTTTGAAGAAAGCGTTGAAAGGCTTTTAATCCTTCAAAAAATCAGCACTCTATTCCCCAAAACCACCACCCCTTTGGAACAATCCAGTCTGTCGCTTTGGGCGAAATTGCAAGACAAGTTAGACATTCTTATCCTAAAACCTAGTGATGTTAAAATTTCTCTCAATGAAGAGGAAATGAAAAAGTATTATGAATCCCATAAAAAGGACTTTAAAAAGCCCACGAGCTTTAAAACACGATCTTTATATTTTGACGCTAATTTAGAAAAATCTGATTTGAAAGAATTAGAAGAATACTACAACAAAAACAAGGCGTCTTATTTGGATAAAGAGGGGAAATTACAGGATTTTAAAAGCGTTCAAGAGCAAGTCAAGCATGATTTGAGCATGCAAAAAGCGAATGAAAAGGCTTTAAGGAGTTATATTGCTTTAAAAAAGGGGAACACGCAAAACTACACCACGCAAGATTTTGAAGAAAACAACTCCCCCTATACCACTGAAATCACGCAAAAACTCACCACTCTCAAACCCCTTGAAATCCTAAAACCTGAGCCTTTTAAAGATGGTTTTATTGTGGTGCAGCTTGTCTCTCAAACTAAAGACGAATTGCAAAATTTTGATGGAGTCAAAAGCGCTCTTAAAACCCGTTTGACTCAAGAAAAAACCCTTATGGCGCTGCAAACTTTAGCCAAAGAAAAGCTTAAGGATTTTAAGGGAAAAAGCGTGGGCTATGTGAGTCCTAATTTTGCAGGCACCATTAATGAGCTTAACCAAGAAGAAAGCGCTAAGTTTATCAACACCATTTTTAACCGCCAAGAAAAAAAAGGGGTTGTTATTATAGGCGATAAAGTGGTGCTTTATCAAATCATAGAACAAAATTTCAACCACCCATTTAGCACAGAAGAAAGCCAATATATGGATCGTCTCGTCAATAACACTAAAACGGATTTTTTTGATAAGGCTTTGATGGAAGAATTGAAAAAACGCTATAAGATAGTCAAATACATTCAATAA
- a CDS encoding adenosylmethionine--8-amino-7-oxononanoate transaminase — MNFQENLAALDLEYLWHPCSQMQEHQNFPIIPIKKAQGIYLYDFNNNAYMDLISSWWVNLFGHNNAYISQQLKHQIDNLEHVLLASFSHKPIITLSKRLCQLTHMDKCFYADNGSSCIEIALKMSYHVHFLENQTHQKKLFLSLSNSYHGETLGALSVGDVKLYKDTYTPLLLKNLTTPVPKNDSEIENALNALKRLLDAHAKEICAFIVEPLLQCAGNMHIYSAKYLKQAVLLCKQRNIHIIFDEIATGFGRTGSMFAYEQCAIKPDFLCLSKGISGGYLPLSVLLTHNEIYNQFYAPYEDNKAFLHSHSYTGNALACACANATLDIFEKENVIEKNKVLSEFVFSTLQNALKDLIDQQVVRHLRHLGMVFAFEVFISTKERLSLAIFKKALIKGLLLRPLNNTIYFMPPYIITHEEIKKAIIGIVEVINELKTLESVFKQD, encoded by the coding sequence ATGAATTTTCAAGAAAATTTGGCCGCTTTGGATTTAGAATACCTTTGGCACCCTTGCTCGCAAATGCAAGAGCATCAAAATTTCCCCATTATCCCTATTAAAAAGGCTCAAGGGATCTATCTCTATGATTTCAACAATAACGCTTACATGGATTTAATCAGCTCATGGTGGGTGAATCTTTTTGGGCATAATAACGCCTATATTAGCCAGCAGCTCAAACATCAAATTGACAATTTAGAGCATGTCCTTTTGGCTTCCTTTAGCCATAAGCCCATTATCACGCTCTCTAAAAGGCTCTGCCAGCTTACCCACATGGATAAATGCTTTTATGCGGATAACGGTTCATCTTGCATTGAAATCGCTTTAAAAATGAGCTATCATGTCCATTTTTTAGAAAACCAGACGCACCAAAAAAAGCTTTTTTTATCGCTCTCTAATTCCTATCATGGCGAGACTTTGGGAGCGTTAAGCGTGGGCGATGTGAAACTTTATAAAGACACTTACACCCCCTTATTACTCAAAAATCTCACTACACCTGTGCCTAAAAATGATAGCGAGATAGAAAACGCCCTAAACGCTTTAAAGCGCTTGTTAGATGCACATGCTAAAGAAATTTGTGCCTTTATTGTAGAGCCTCTTTTGCAATGTGCAGGGAATATGCATATCTATAGTGCAAAATATTTAAAACAAGCCGTTTTATTGTGTAAGCAAAGAAACATCCACATTATTTTTGATGAAATCGCTACAGGGTTTGGGCGCACAGGAAGCATGTTTGCTTATGAGCAATGTGCAATCAAACCTGATTTTTTATGCTTGTCTAAAGGGATTAGTGGGGGGTATTTGCCTTTAAGCGTGTTGTTAACCCATAATGAAATTTATAACCAATTTTACGCCCCCTATGAAGACAATAAAGCGTTTTTACATTCGCACAGCTATACAGGAAACGCCCTAGCATGTGCATGTGCAAACGCTACGCTAGATATTTTTGAAAAAGAAAATGTTATTGAAAAAAACAAGGTTTTAAGCGAGTTTGTTTTCAGCACTCTCCAAAACGCATTAAAAGACTTGATAGATCAACAAGTGGTGCGTCATTTAAGGCATTTAGGCATGGTTTTTGCCTTTGAAGTTTTTATCTCAACTAAAGAGCGTTTGAGTTTGGCGATTTTTAAAAAGGCCTTAATTAAAGGCTTATTACTACGACCTTTAAACAACACTATCTATTTCATGCCTCCTTATATTATCACGCATGAAGAAATTAAAAAAGCGATCATAGGGATAGTGGAAGTGATTAATGAATTAAAAACCCTAGAAAGTGTTTTTAAGCAAGATTAG
- the pyrH gene encoding UMP kinase — MQTKIKNKRVLVKFSGEALAGDNQFGIDIHVLDHIAKEIRSLVENDIEVGIVIGGGNIIRGVSAAQGGIIRRTSGDYMGMLATVINAVAMQEALEHIGLDTRVQSAIEIKEICESYIYRKAIRHLEKGRVVIFGAGTGNPFFTTDTAATLRAIEIGSDLIIKATKVDGIYDKDPNKFKDAKKLDTLSYNDALIGDIEVMDDTAISLAKDNKLPIVVCNMFKKGNLLQVIKHQQGVFSMVK; from the coding sequence ATGCAAACAAAGATAAAAAACAAACGGGTTTTGGTGAAATTTTCTGGGGAAGCGTTAGCTGGGGACAACCAGTTTGGGATTGACATTCATGTGTTAGATCACATCGCTAAAGAGATCAGAAGTTTAGTGGAAAACGATATTGAAGTGGGTATTGTGATAGGTGGAGGCAATATCATTAGGGGGGTTAGTGCGGCTCAAGGGGGGATCATTAGGCGCACTAGTGGGGATTATATGGGCATGTTAGCCACTGTGATTAATGCAGTAGCGATGCAAGAAGCTTTAGAGCATATTGGTCTGGATACAAGAGTCCAGAGCGCGATTGAGATTAAAGAGATTTGTGAAAGTTATATTTACAGAAAGGCGATCAGGCATTTAGAAAAGGGTAGGGTGGTGATTTTTGGTGCAGGCACTGGAAACCCATTTTTCACTACCGATACGGCCGCCACTTTAAGAGCGATTGAAATTGGATCGGATCTGATCATTAAAGCGACTAAAGTGGATGGCATTTATGACAAAGACCCTAACAAGTTTAAAGACGCTAAAAAATTAGACACTTTAAGCTATAACGATGCCTTGATAGGGGATATTGAAGTGATGGATGACACGGCAATTTCTTTAGCGAAAGACAATAAACTCCCCATTGTGGTGTGTAACATGTTTAAAAAAGGGAATTTATTGCAAGTGATTAAGCACCAACAAGGCGTATTTTCTATGGTAAAATAA
- a CDS encoding DNA-directed RNA polymerase subunit omega: protein MKKERTESLVAQALKNIGNDRYMLDNLVFARVKQLNAGAKTLVNMDPKRHKLVDIAIREIAEGKIDIDRIDERN, encoded by the coding sequence TTGAAAAAAGAAAGAACAGAGAGTTTAGTCGCTCAAGCCTTAAAAAATATTGGGAACGACCGCTACATGCTAGATAATTTGGTTTTCGCTCGGGTGAAGCAATTAAACGCTGGAGCCAAAACTTTAGTGAATATGGATCCTAAACGCCATAAATTAGTGGATATTGCTATCAGAGAAATCGCTGAAGGGAAAATTGATATAGATAGGATAGATGAACGAAATTGA
- a CDS encoding RelA/SpoT family protein, translating into MNEIDKSVDIGFLRILDVIKKVKNPKSGIEVLRTLIGFTPKIENALNLAAKSHKGQYRKSGEPYIVHPICVASLVAFCGGDEAMVCSALLHDVVEDTPCKIETIEQDYGQDVANLVDALTKITEIRKEELGVNAQNPRMVVSALTFRKILISAIQDPRALVVKISDRLHNMLTLDALPNDKQVRISKETLAVYAPIASRLGMSSIKNELEDKSFYYIYPEEYKNIKEYLHKNKQSLLLKLNAFASKLEKKLFENGFSHSDFKLVSRVKRPYSIHLKMQRKGAVNIDEILDLLAIRILLKNPIDCYKVLGIIHLNFKPIVSRFKDYIALPKENGYKTIHTTIFDESSIYEVQIRTFDMHMGAEYGNSAHWKYKAGGVDNEHESMRWLQNFKYHDSDLKNDPKEFYELAKNDLYREDIVVFSPHGDTYTLPVGAIVLDFAYMVHSDLGDKATNAYVNNKEALLNQELRSGDVVKIVKGDKITPRFIWMDQLKTSKAKNHLRIQRRNRLKEIDTKSMINILTTFFGRSVFENVDLKDYKNFEEKLVDCGVETTLIEAMKSFENLAKLTEEIENKVFSLKEEAILEYQEMSLWTRGLRYLGFKTSVLNFLTPNRQWQCKELEHFSVYSSNALEIKQVLLNDCCHPKYGDEIIAIATDPKEPRAIVHHKFCKEAMAEVDAKMPMVYIEWHKRDRTIYKMMFYLGEKKSVLVGLLAFLVRNECDIVGVSYLGYKDKYSSHCEVSFEIATDKSDWIRALINRKYQDRIVELSSLDDAYEL; encoded by the coding sequence ATGAACGAAATTGATAAATCCGTTGATATCGGATTCCTACGGATTCTTGATGTTATTAAAAAAGTTAAAAACCCAAAGAGTGGCATTGAAGTTTTAAGGACTTTAATTGGTTTCACGCCCAAAATTGAAAATGCCCTAAATCTAGCGGCCAAAAGCCATAAGGGGCAATACCGAAAAAGCGGCGAGCCTTATATTGTCCATCCCATTTGTGTGGCAAGCTTGGTGGCTTTTTGTGGGGGCGATGAAGCGATGGTATGCTCCGCGCTTCTGCATGATGTAGTAGAAGACACGCCCTGTAAGATTGAAACCATTGAGCAAGATTATGGGCAGGATGTGGCCAATTTAGTGGATGCACTCACCAAAATCACTGAAATTAGAAAAGAAGAATTAGGAGTGAATGCACAAAACCCTAGAATGGTGGTCTCTGCTCTCACTTTTAGAAAGATTCTTATCAGTGCAATACAAGATCCAAGAGCGTTGGTGGTAAAGATTAGCGATAGGTTGCACAACATGCTCACTTTAGACGCCTTGCCCAATGACAAACAGGTGCGTATTTCTAAAGAAACTTTGGCGGTGTATGCCCCCATAGCGAGCCGATTGGGCATGTCTTCAATCAAAAATGAATTGGAAGATAAGAGCTTTTATTATATTTATCCGGAAGAATACAAAAATATCAAGGAGTATTTGCACAAAAACAAGCAATCTTTACTCTTAAAACTCAACGCTTTTGCGAGCAAATTAGAAAAAAAGCTTTTTGAAAATGGGTTTAGCCATTCGGATTTTAAACTCGTTTCAAGGGTGAAGCGCCCTTATTCTATCCATCTTAAGATGCAACGAAAGGGTGCGGTCAATATTGATGAAATTTTGGATTTGTTAGCGATTAGGATTTTATTGAAAAATCCCATCGATTGCTACAAGGTTTTAGGGATCATCCATTTGAATTTTAAGCCTATTGTCTCTCGTTTCAAAGATTACATCGCTTTGCCCAAAGAAAATGGTTACAAAACGATACACACAACCATTTTTGATGAATCTTCTATCTATGAAGTGCAAATCCGCACTTTTGATATGCACATGGGGGCGGAGTATGGTAATTCAGCCCATTGGAAGTATAAAGCTGGGGGCGTGGATAATGAACATGAGAGCATGAGGTGGTTGCAAAATTTCAAATACCATGACAGCGATTTGAAAAACGACCCTAAGGAATTTTACGAACTCGCTAAGAATGATTTGTATCGTGAAGATATTGTCGTTTTTTCGCCCCACGGAGACACTTACACCTTACCGGTAGGGGCGATCGTTTTAGATTTTGCTTACATGGTGCATAGCGATTTGGGCGATAAAGCCACAAATGCTTATGTCAATAACAAAGAAGCCTTACTCAATCAAGAATTAAGGAGTGGGGATGTGGTTAAGATCGTGAAAGGCGATAAAATAACGCCTCGTTTCATTTGGATGGATCAGCTTAAGACTTCCAAAGCTAAAAACCATTTGCGCATCCAAAGAAGAAACCGCCTGAAAGAAATTGACACTAAAAGCATGATCAATATCTTGACGACTTTTTTTGGGCGTTCTGTTTTTGAAAATGTGGATTTGAAAGATTATAAAAACTTTGAAGAAAAATTAGTGGATTGTGGGGTGGAAACCACCTTAATAGAAGCGATGAAAAGCTTTGAAAATTTAGCCAAACTCACTGAAGAGATTGAAAATAAGGTGTTTTCTTTAAAAGAAGAAGCGATTTTAGAATACCAAGAAATGAGTTTATGGACTCGAGGGTTAAGGTATTTGGGTTTTAAAACTAGTGTTTTGAATTTTTTAACCCCTAATCGGCAGTGGCAGTGTAAGGAGTTAGAGCATTTTAGCGTTTATTCAAGCAACGCTTTAGAAATCAAGCAAGTGTTATTGAACGATTGCTGCCACCCAAAATACGGCGATGAAATCATTGCGATTGCCACGGATCCTAAAGAGCCAAGAGCGATCGTGCACCATAAATTTTGCAAAGAAGCGATGGCAGAAGTGGATGCTAAAATGCCGATGGTTTATATAGAATGGCATAAAAGGGATCGAACGATTTATAAAATGATGTTTTATTTAGGGGAGAAAAAGTCGGTTTTGGTGGGTTTGTTAGCGTTTTTGGTCAGGAATGAATGCGATATTGTGGGCGTGTCTTACTTGGGCTATAAAGACAAATATTCTAGCCATTGTGAAGTGAGTTTTGAAATAGCAACGGATAAATCAGATTGGATTAGGGCTTTAATCAATCGCAAATACCAAGACAGAATTGTAGAATTGTCTAGCTTGGATGATGCTTATGAGTTATAA
- the tyrS gene encoding tyrosine--tRNA ligase, with product MEQKISIALKEIARGTNEIIGLEHIEKLVRKYYETNERFIVKAGFDPTAPDLHLGHTVLIQKLALLQQYGARVKFLIGDFTAMIGDPTGKNETRKPLNQDQVLENAQTYEEQIYKILDQKHTEVCFNSTWLDSLGTKGMVELCAKFSVARMLERDDFTKRYKENRPISIVEFLYPLLQGYDSVAMDADIELGGNDQKFNLLVGRFLQRAYGLNKEQSIITMPLLEGLDGVQKMSKSLGNYVGITEEPNAMFGKLMSVSDDLMWRYYTLLSAKTLEEIEDLKHGILNQTLHPKAVKEDLASEIVTRYYDKDQANKAKEQFSKVFSTNLLPENLSESAFDEGVGVLDVLKQIGFCPSTSQARRDIQGGGVRIDQEVVKDEGYRFVKGNYVIQLGKKRFMKLNIN from the coding sequence ATGGAACAAAAAATAAGTATCGCCTTAAAAGAAATTGCTAGAGGCACTAATGAAATCATTGGATTGGAACACATTGAAAAGCTAGTGAGAAAATATTATGAAACCAATGAGCGCTTTATCGTTAAAGCTGGGTTTGATCCTACCGCTCCAGATTTGCATTTAGGACATACGGTATTGATCCAAAAATTGGCTTTGTTGCAACAATATGGGGCGAGAGTCAAGTTTTTGATTGGGGATTTTACTGCTATGATAGGCGATCCTACAGGAAAAAATGAAACAAGAAAGCCCCTAAACCAGGATCAAGTCTTAGAAAACGCTCAAACTTATGAAGAGCAAATCTATAAAATCTTAGATCAAAAACACACGGAGGTGTGCTTTAATTCCACTTGGCTTGATAGTTTAGGCACAAAAGGTATGGTAGAATTGTGTGCTAAGTTTTCAGTCGCTAGAATGCTAGAAAGGGATGATTTTACCAAACGCTATAAAGAAAATCGCCCAATTAGCATCGTGGAATTTTTATACCCCTTGTTGCAAGGCTATGATTCAGTGGCGATGGATGCGGATATTGAGCTTGGGGGCAATGATCAAAAGTTTAATTTGCTTGTGGGGCGCTTTTTGCAACGAGCTTATGGCTTGAATAAAGAGCAATCTATTATCACCATGCCCTTATTAGAAGGGCTTGATGGGGTGCAAAAAATGAGTAAAAGCTTGGGGAATTATGTAGGGATCACTGAAGAGCCTAATGCGATGTTTGGGAAGCTTATGAGCGTGAGCGATGATCTTATGTGGCGGTATTACACCCTTTTAAGCGCTAAGACTTTAGAAGAAATTGAAGACTTAAAACATGGGATTTTGAATCAAACCTTGCACCCTAAAGCCGTTAAAGAGGATCTTGCTAGTGAAATCGTAACTCGCTATTATGATAAAGATCAAGCGAACAAGGCTAAAGAGCAATTTTCTAAAGTGTTTAGCACGAACCTTTTGCCAGAAAACCTTTCGGAGAGCGCGTTTGATGAGGGGGTTGGGGTATTAGATGTTTTAAAACAAATTGGTTTTTGCCCATCCACTTCACAAGCTAGGCGTGATATACAAGGGGGAGGGGTAAGAATTGATCAAGAAGTGGTAAAAGATGAGGGTTATCGGTTTGTTAAAGGGAATTATGTCATACAACTTGGCAAGAAAAGATTTATGAAACTAAATATTAACTAA